A genomic stretch from Nymphaea colorata isolate Beijing-Zhang1983 unplaced genomic scaffold, ASM883128v2 scaffold0176, whole genome shotgun sequence includes:
- the LOC116268266 gene encoding uncharacterized protein LOC116268266 → MKLQSKALGRAAKKAEKEAATYQKKAKEVLKKNNEEAAKMYLMSAAAKTKEGKLFFNLAQNCERTAMKMEFMCGQIKSMRNNEAYINAFSALTQAATQQMGNFDAATMANQMEVFNNKMDEMMINGKMITEIMNTNETQTDGMVEEMKEALQQEIALEEKNKLMEQVKKE, encoded by the coding sequence ATGAAGCTGCAATCCAAGGCACTGGGCCGAGCTGCCAAGAAAGCCGAAAAGGAGGCAGCTACCTACCAGAAAAAAGCCAAGGAGGTTTTGAAGAAGAACAATGAGGAAGCTGCTAAGATGTATCTTATGAGTGCAGCTGCCAAAACAAAAGAAGGtaaactttttttcaatttagcCCAAAACTGCGAACGAACTGCAATGAAGATGGAGTTCATGTGCGGGCAAATAAAATCGATGAGAAACAACGAGGCATATATTAATGCCTTTTCGGCATTGACCCAGGCCGCCACCCAGCAGATGGGCAACTTCGACGCAGCCACTATGGCCAACCAGATGGAGGTCTTCAACAACAAAATGGATGAAATGATGATTAATGGCAAGATGATCACCGAAATCATGAACACCAACGAAACACAGACCGATGGAATGGTCGAAGAGATGAAAGAGGCCCTTCAGCAAGAGATTGCCCTTGAGGAGAAGAATAAATTAATGGAGCAGGTGAagaaagaatag